One Orrella dioscoreae genomic window carries:
- a CDS encoding primosomal protein N': MVPPAAWVRVVLDVPLPGPFDYRHVAPVEPGTRVIVPFGRRKLIGVVVDNPAEPGYEPSQIKDVEQVLDDLPPLSERWMRLARFAADYYQRPLGEVMLPALPGPLRKVSAYQGKRASGGPVARQARRKRTARDDAAADQPPTLNEAQQAAVDAIVGAPAFHAFLLHGVTGSGKTEVYLRAAEQVLARGRQVLMLVPEINLTPQFEAALRARLERVAGADGLAVLHSGLSEGERLQAWTRAVDGRARIVLGTRLAVFAPLEDLGLIVVDEEHDTSYKQQDGLRYSARDLAVWRGRDAAAAVVLGSATPALETWYHATRGHYTRLGLPTRARAASLPAVRLVDTRRLPMENGMSPQLLDGIADRLARGEQSLVFLNRRGYSPALHCASCGWVSQCTRCTAFTVLHRGSHGMHRLQCHHCGYQARVPRACPDCGDQDLKPMGRGTQRVEEYLAEKFPAARISRIDADSTRRKGSAQALFAQVHAGEVDILVGTQMVAKGHDFANLTLVGVLNADSMLFSQDFRAPERLFAQLMQVSGRAGRHGGQGEVLIQTGYPEQSVYQSLLRHDYEGFARHALAERESVGLPPYAFQALLSAEARELAQAIDFLQRARDEAENVLAEAGLPGGVTLYDPVPLRVVRVANVERAQLLLESASRPALLAFLRRWVGVLPALAADGRARWLLEVDPLEI, from the coding sequence ATGGTGCCGCCCGCGGCGTGGGTGCGCGTGGTGCTGGATGTGCCCTTGCCGGGGCCGTTCGATTACCGCCATGTGGCGCCGGTCGAGCCGGGGACGCGGGTGATCGTGCCTTTCGGGCGGCGCAAACTGATCGGCGTGGTGGTGGACAATCCGGCTGAACCGGGATACGAGCCCAGCCAGATCAAGGATGTGGAGCAGGTGCTGGACGACCTGCCGCCGCTGTCCGAGCGCTGGATGCGCCTGGCGCGGTTCGCGGCGGATTATTACCAGCGCCCGCTGGGCGAGGTCATGCTGCCGGCCTTGCCGGGACCGCTGCGCAAGGTCTCGGCCTACCAGGGCAAGCGGGCCTCGGGCGGGCCGGTGGCGCGCCAGGCCAGGCGCAAGCGCACGGCGCGCGACGATGCCGCGGCTGACCAGCCGCCCACGCTGAACGAGGCGCAGCAGGCGGCGGTGGATGCCATCGTCGGCGCGCCGGCCTTCCACGCCTTCCTGCTGCACGGCGTCACCGGCAGCGGCAAGACCGAGGTCTACCTGCGCGCCGCCGAACAGGTGCTGGCGCGCGGCCGCCAGGTGCTGATGCTGGTGCCGGAAATCAACCTGACGCCGCAGTTCGAGGCTGCCTTGCGGGCGCGCCTCGAACGGGTCGCAGGCGCGGACGGACTGGCCGTGCTGCACAGCGGCCTGTCGGAGGGCGAGCGCTTGCAGGCGTGGACGCGGGCGGTCGATGGGCGTGCGCGCATCGTGCTGGGCACGCGCCTGGCTGTGTTTGCGCCGCTGGAAGACCTGGGCCTCATCGTCGTGGACGAAGAGCACGACACCTCGTACAAGCAGCAGGACGGCCTGCGCTATTCCGCGCGCGACCTGGCCGTCTGGCGCGGCCGCGATGCGGCTGCCGCCGTCGTGCTGGGCTCGGCCACGCCCGCGCTGGAGACCTGGTATCACGCCACGCGCGGCCACTACACGCGGCTCGGCCTGCCGACGCGCGCGCGCGCGGCCAGCCTGCCGGCGGTCAGGCTGGTGGATACGCGCCGGCTGCCGATGGAAAACGGCATGTCGCCGCAACTGCTGGATGGCATTGCCGACCGCCTGGCGCGCGGCGAGCAATCGCTGGTGTTCCTGAACCGGCGCGGCTATTCGCCCGCCCTGCATTGCGCCTCCTGCGGCTGGGTCAGCCAATGCACGCGCTGTACGGCATTCACGGTGCTGCATCGCGGCTCGCACGGCATGCACCGCCTGCAATGCCACCATTGCGGCTACCAGGCGCGCGTGCCGCGCGCCTGCCCCGACTGCGGCGACCAGGACTTGAAGCCCATGGGGCGGGGCACGCAACGGGTCGAGGAATACCTGGCAGAGAAATTCCCCGCTGCCCGCATTTCCCGCATCGATGCCGACAGCACCCGCCGCAAGGGCAGCGCGCAGGCCTTGTTCGCCCAGGTGCATGCCGGTGAGGTCGACATCCTGGTCGGCACGCAGATGGTGGCCAAGGGCCATGACTTCGCCAACCTGACGCTGGTGGGCGTGCTGAACGCCGATTCCATGTTGTTCTCGCAGGACTTCCGGGCTCCGGAACGCCTGTTCGCCCAGCTCATGCAGGTGTCGGGGCGCGCTGGGCGCCACGGTGGCCAGGGTGAAGTCCTGATCCAGACGGGCTATCCGGAACAATCCGTCTATCAATCCTTGCTGCGTCACGATTACGAAGGCTTCGCCCGGCATGCGCTGGCCGAGCGCGAAAGTGTCGGCCTGCCGCCCTATGCCTTCCAGGCGCTGCTGTCCGCGGAAGCCCGCGAGCTGGCGCAGGCAATCGATTTCCTGCAGCGTGCGCGCGACGAGGCTGAAAATGTCCTTGCCGAGGCGGGCCTGCCGGGCGGCGTGACGCTATATGATCCAGTGCCGCTGCGCGTCGTCCGCGTGGCCAATGTCGAGCGGGCCCAATTGCTGCTGGAAAGCGCAAGCCGCCCCGCCCTGCTGGCGTTCCTGCGCCGCTGGGTGGGCGTGTT
- the hemE gene encoding uroporphyrinogen decarboxylase, producing MSAPDLKNDVFLRALSRAPVPYTPLWLMRQAGRYLPEYNATRARAGSFLRLAKNPDYACEVTLQPLARYDLDAAILFSDILTVPDAMGLGLDFVAGEGPRFAHPVRNEADVAKLAVPELDSLQYVFDAVSLIRRELGGKVPLIGFAGSPWTIACYMVEGKGSDDYRQIKTMLYARPDLLHRMLEINAETTARYLNAQIEAGAQAAMIFDSWGGVLADGLFQQFSLAYTQRVVDKLIREREGRRVPVIVFTKGGGIWLEQIAAIGCDAVGLDWTVDLGAARRRVQDRVALQGNLDPMALFGGEAAVRAEARRVLDAFGPVGQGGHVFNLGHGISQYTPPEAVAALVDEVHHYSAGLHA from the coding sequence GTGTCCGCTCCCGACCTGAAGAATGACGTCTTCCTGCGCGCGCTGTCGCGCGCGCCGGTGCCCTATACCCCGCTCTGGCTCATGCGCCAGGCAGGACGCTATCTCCCCGAATACAACGCCACGCGTGCGCGCGCCGGCTCTTTCCTGCGCCTGGCCAAGAACCCGGACTACGCCTGTGAGGTCACGCTGCAGCCCCTGGCGCGCTACGACCTCGACGCCGCCATCCTGTTCTCGGACATCCTAACGGTGCCTGATGCCATGGGCCTCGGCCTGGATTTCGTGGCAGGCGAGGGCCCCCGTTTCGCCCATCCCGTGCGCAATGAAGCCGACGTGGCCAAGCTGGCCGTGCCCGAGCTGGACAGCCTGCAGTACGTCTTCGACGCCGTCAGCCTCATCCGCCGTGAACTCGGCGGCAAGGTGCCCCTGATCGGTTTTGCCGGCAGTCCCTGGACCATCGCCTGCTACATGGTCGAAGGCAAGGGCAGCGACGATTATCGCCAGATCAAGACCATGCTGTACGCCAGGCCCGACCTGCTGCACCGCATGTTGGAAATCAACGCCGAAACCACGGCGCGCTACCTGAACGCGCAGATCGAAGCCGGCGCCCAGGCTGCCATGATCTTCGACAGCTGGGGGGGCGTGCTGGCCGATGGCCTGTTCCAGCAGTTCTCGCTGGCCTACACCCAGCGCGTGGTAGACAAGCTGATCCGCGAGCGCGAAGGGCGCCGCGTGCCCGTCATCGTGTTCACGAAGGGCGGGGGCATCTGGCTGGAACAGATCGCCGCCATCGGCTGCGATGCCGTCGGCCTGGATTGGACGGTGGACCTGGGCGCCGCGCGCCGCCGGGTACAGGACCGGGTGGCGCTGCAGGGCAACCTGGACCCCATGGCACTGTTCGGCGGCGAAGCCGCTGTGCGCGCCGAAGCCCGCCGCGTGCTGGACGCTTTCGGTCCGGTGGGTCAGGGCGGTCACGTCTTCAACCTGGGCCATGGCATTTCCCAGTACACGCCGCCGGAGGCGGTTGCCGCGCTGGTGGACGAGGTCCACCACTACAGCGCGGGGCTGCATGCCTGA
- a CDS encoding F0F1 ATP synthase subunit epsilon: MATLHVDVVSAEESIFAGEATFVALPGEAGELGILPGHTPLISRIRPGTVKIVRADNGQEESVFVAGGILEVQPGSVTVLSDTAIRAADLDEAKAVAARERAQEALSKATDKATIAAVEAELAMLAAQTLAARKASESGRSHH, from the coding sequence ATGGCTACCCTGCATGTCGATGTCGTCAGCGCCGAAGAGTCCATCTTCGCTGGCGAAGCCACGTTCGTGGCACTGCCGGGTGAAGCGGGTGAACTGGGCATCCTGCCCGGCCACACGCCGCTGATCTCGCGGATCCGTCCTGGCACGGTGAAGATTGTCCGGGCCGACAACGGCCAGGAAGAAAGCGTCTTCGTCGCCGGCGGCATCCTGGAAGTGCAGCCGGGCAGCGTGACGGTGTTGTCCGACACCGCCATCCGCGCGGCTGACCTGGACGAAGCCAAGGCCGTGGCCGCGCGCGAGCGCGCCCAGGAAGCCTTGAGCAAGGCCACCGACAAGGCGACCATCGCCGCTGTCGAGGCCGAGCTGGCCATGCTGGCCGCGCAGACCTTGGCGGCCCGCAAGGCCTCCGAATCCGGCCGCTCGCACCACTGA
- the atpD gene encoding F0F1 ATP synthase subunit beta, translating to MSKGTIVQCIGAVVDIQFPRDQMPKIYAALTLADDTSAVAEKGLTFEVQQQLGDGVVRTIAMGSSDGLRRGMAVTNTGAPISVPVGTATLGRIMDVLGRPIDEAGPIATEERRAIHQDAPAFDELSPSVELLETGIKVIDLVCPFAKGGKVGLFGGAGVGKTVNMLELINNIAKEHSGLSVFAGVGERTREGNDFYHEMSEAGVIKLDNLSESKVAMVFGQMNEPPGNRLRVALSGLTMAEKFRDEGRDILFFVDNIYRYTLAGTEVSALLGRMPSAVGYQPTLAEEMGRLQERITSTKTGSITSIQAVYVPADDLTDPSPATTFQHLDSTVVLSRDIAALGIYPAVDPLDSTSRQLDPQVVGEEHYAVARGVQQTLQRYKELRDIIAILGMDELSPEDKQAVARARKIQRFLSQPFHVAEVFTGAPGKYVPLAETIRGFKMIVEGECDALPEQAFYMVGSIDEAFEKAKKLQ from the coding sequence ATGAGCAAGGGAACCATCGTTCAGTGCATCGGCGCCGTGGTGGACATTCAGTTTCCCCGCGATCAGATGCCCAAGATCTACGCCGCGCTGACGCTGGCAGATGACACCTCGGCCGTGGCCGAGAAGGGCCTGACGTTTGAAGTGCAGCAACAGCTGGGCGATGGCGTGGTGCGTACCATCGCCATGGGCTCGTCCGACGGCCTGCGCCGCGGCATGGCTGTCACCAACACCGGCGCGCCGATCTCGGTGCCCGTCGGTACGGCCACCCTGGGCCGCATCATGGACGTGCTGGGTCGCCCGATCGACGAAGCCGGCCCCATCGCCACCGAAGAGCGCCGCGCGATCCACCAGGACGCCCCCGCCTTCGACGAGCTGTCGCCCTCGGTCGAACTGCTCGAAACCGGCATCAAGGTGATCGACCTGGTCTGCCCCTTCGCGAAGGGCGGCAAGGTTGGCCTGTTCGGCGGCGCCGGCGTGGGCAAGACCGTGAACATGCTGGAACTGATCAACAACATCGCCAAGGAACACAGCGGTCTGTCCGTGTTCGCTGGCGTGGGTGAGCGTACCCGCGAAGGCAACGACTTCTATCACGAAATGTCGGAAGCCGGCGTCATCAAGCTGGACAACCTGTCCGAGTCGAAGGTGGCGATGGTCTTCGGCCAGATGAACGAGCCCCCGGGCAACCGCCTGCGCGTCGCGCTGTCGGGCCTGACGATGGCCGAGAAGTTCCGTGACGAAGGCCGTGACATCCTGTTCTTCGTCGACAACATCTACCGCTACACGCTGGCCGGTACCGAAGTGTCGGCCCTGCTGGGCCGCATGCCTTCCGCCGTGGGCTACCAGCCCACCCTGGCCGAGGAAATGGGCCGCCTGCAAGAGCGCATCACGTCGACCAAGACCGGCTCGATCACCTCGATCCAGGCCGTGTACGTCCCCGCGGATGACTTGACCGACCCGTCGCCTGCCACGACCTTCCAGCATTTGGACTCGACCGTCGTGCTGTCGCGTGACATCGCCGCGCTGGGTATCTACCCCGCCGTGGATCCGCTGGATTCCACCAGCCGCCAGCTCGACCCGCAAGTCGTGGGTGAAGAGCACTACGCCGTCGCCCGTGGCGTGCAGCAGACGCTGCAGCGCTACAAGGAACTGCGCGACATCATCGCGATTCTGGGCATGGACGAACTGTCGCCGGAAGACAAGCAGGCCGTGGCCCGCGCGCGCAAGATCCAGCGCTTCCTGTCGCAGCCCTTCCACGTCGCCGAAGTGTTCACCGGCGCCCCCGGCAAGTACGTGCCGCTGGCCGAAACCATTCGTGGCTTCAAGATGATCGTGGAAGGCGAGTGCGATGCGCTGCCGGAACAGGCCTTCTACATGGTCGGTTCGATCGACGAAGCCTTCGAAAAGGCCAAGAAACTGCAATAA
- the atpG gene encoding F0F1 ATP synthase subunit gamma has translation MPGIKEIRTKIKSVQNTRKITKAMEMVAASKMRKAQDRMRASRPYATKVREIAAHLMQANPEYSHPYLAAHAEQPKAVGVVVVTTDKGLCGGLNTNVSRVLLNKLKEFQERGIEVQTTAFGNKGLSLLTRLGSNLVSQEVGLGDKPNLERLLGALKVQLDAFLEGRIDALYIATTRFVNTMRQEPVFLRLLPLPDGLEDPFQSGLKKAEAEGEEVKASYSWDYIYEPDAKTVIDELLQRYVEGLVFQAVAENMASEQSARMVAMKAASDNAKKVIGDLQLVYNKTRQAAITKEISEIVGGAAAV, from the coding sequence ATGCCCGGAATCAAGGAAATCCGAACCAAGATCAAGAGCGTGCAAAACACGCGCAAGATCACCAAGGCGATGGAAATGGTGGCTGCATCCAAAATGCGCAAGGCGCAGGATCGGATGCGGGCCAGCCGTCCGTACGCCACCAAGGTGCGCGAGATCGCAGCTCACCTGATGCAGGCCAATCCCGAGTACAGCCATCCCTACCTGGCGGCGCATGCCGAACAGCCCAAGGCGGTGGGTGTGGTCGTGGTCACGACCGACAAGGGTCTGTGCGGCGGCCTGAACACCAACGTCTCGCGCGTGCTGCTGAACAAGCTGAAGGAATTCCAAGAGCGCGGCATCGAGGTCCAGACCACGGCCTTTGGCAACAAGGGCTTGAGCCTGCTGACGCGCCTGGGCAGCAACCTGGTCTCGCAGGAAGTGGGCCTGGGCGACAAGCCCAACCTCGAGCGCCTGCTGGGCGCGCTGAAGGTGCAGCTCGACGCTTTCCTGGAAGGCCGTATCGACGCGCTGTACATCGCGACGACGCGCTTCGTGAACACCATGCGCCAGGAGCCCGTGTTCCTGCGCCTGCTGCCCCTGCCGGACGGCCTGGAAGATCCGTTCCAGAGCGGCCTGAAGAAGGCAGAGGCTGAAGGCGAGGAAGTGAAGGCCAGCTACAGCTGGGACTACATCTACGAGCCCGATGCCAAGACCGTCATCGACGAGCTGCTGCAGCGCTACGTCGAGGGCCTGGTGTTCCAGGCGGTCGCCGAGAACATGGCGTCCGAACAGTCCGCGCGGATGGTGGCCATGAAGGCCGCTTCCGACAATGCCAAGAAAGTCATCGGCGACCTCCAGCTGGTCTACAACAAGACCCGCCAGGCAGCCATTACGAAAGAAATCTCCGAAATCGTGGGGGGCGCCGCAGCCGTTTGA
- the atpA gene encoding F0F1 ATP synthase subunit alpha → MQLNPSEISELLKSRIEGIGASTDIRTQGTVVSVTDGITRIHGLSDVMQGEMLEFPNNIFGLALNLERDSVGAVILGDYTGISEGDAVKTTGRILEVPVGPELRGRVLNALGTPIDGKGPLNATQTDVIEKVAPGVIARQSVSQPLQTGIKAIDAMVPIGRGQRELIIGDRQTGKTAVAVDTIISQKGKNVTCVYVAIGQKASTINNVVRKLEEHGAMEYTIIVAASASDPAAMQYLSAYSGCTMGEYFRDRGEDALIIYDDLTKQAWAYRQVSLLLRRPPGREAYPGDVFYLHSRLLERAARVNEEYVEKFTNGAVKGKTGSLTALPIIETQAGDVSAFVATNVISITDGQIFLESDLFNAGVRPAINAGISVSRVGGAAQTKVVKKLSGGIRTDLAQYRELAAFAQFASDLDESTRRQLERGKRVVELLKQPQYQPLQVWELAVTLYAVNNGYLDDIEVSQILGFEKALKDHLKAKHAALIQRIEDTKELSKDDDVELASTIQEFKKHGAF, encoded by the coding sequence ATGCAACTCAATCCGTCCGAGATCAGCGAACTGCTGAAAAGCCGCATCGAAGGCATCGGCGCTTCGACCGATATCCGTACCCAAGGCACGGTCGTCTCCGTGACCGACGGCATCACCCGCATCCACGGCCTGTCCGACGTGATGCAGGGCGAAATGCTTGAATTCCCCAACAACATCTTCGGCCTGGCCCTGAACCTCGAGCGCGACTCTGTCGGCGCCGTGATCCTGGGTGACTACACCGGCATTTCGGAAGGCGACGCCGTCAAGACGACCGGCCGCATCCTGGAAGTGCCCGTGGGTCCCGAACTGCGCGGCCGCGTGCTGAACGCGCTGGGCACTCCCATCGACGGCAAGGGCCCGCTGAACGCGACCCAGACCGACGTGATCGAGAAGGTCGCCCCGGGCGTGATCGCCCGTCAATCGGTGTCGCAGCCCCTGCAGACCGGTATCAAGGCCATCGACGCCATGGTGCCTATCGGCCGTGGCCAGCGCGAGCTGATCATTGGCGACCGCCAGACCGGCAAGACCGCCGTTGCCGTCGACACCATCATCAGCCAGAAGGGCAAGAACGTCACCTGCGTGTACGTCGCCATCGGCCAGAAGGCGTCGACGATCAACAACGTGGTGCGCAAGCTCGAAGAGCACGGCGCCATGGAATACACCATCATCGTGGCTGCCTCGGCGTCGGATCCCGCCGCCATGCAGTACCTGTCGGCCTACTCCGGCTGCACGATGGGCGAATACTTCCGCGATCGCGGCGAAGACGCCCTGATCATCTATGACGATCTGACCAAGCAAGCCTGGGCCTATCGCCAGGTGTCGCTGCTGCTGCGCCGCCCGCCCGGCCGCGAAGCCTACCCCGGCGACGTGTTCTACCTGCATTCGCGTCTGCTCGAGCGTGCCGCGCGCGTCAACGAAGAGTACGTCGAGAAGTTCACGAACGGCGCCGTCAAGGGCAAGACCGGTTCGCTGACGGCCCTGCCGATCATCGAAACGCAAGCCGGTGACGTGTCGGCCTTCGTGGCCACCAACGTGATCTCGATCACCGACGGTCAGATCTTCCTGGAATCGGACCTGTTCAACGCGGGTGTGCGTCCCGCCATCAACGCCGGTATCTCGGTGTCGCGCGTCGGTGGCGCCGCCCAGACCAAGGTCGTCAAGAAGCTGTCCGGCGGTATCCGTACCGACCTGGCCCAGTACCGTGAACTGGCGGCTTTCGCCCAGTTCGCCTCGGACCTCGACGAATCGACCCGTCGCCAGCTCGAGCGCGGCAAGCGCGTGGTGGAGCTGCTGAAGCAGCCCCAGTACCAGCCGCTGCAAGTCTGGGAACTGGCTGTCACCCTGTATGCCGTCAACAACGGCTACCTGGACGACATCGAGGTTTCGCAGATCCTGGGCTTCGAGAAGGCGCTGAAGGATCACCTGAAGGCCAAGCACGCTGCTCTGATCCAGCGCATCGAGGACACGAAGGAACTGTCCAAGGATGACGACGTCGAGCTGGCGAGCACGATCCAGGAATTCAAGAAGCACGGTGCTTTTTAA
- a CDS encoding F0F1 ATP synthase subunit delta yields MAELSTVARPYAEALFGAARNDQATSLAGWSSLLADLAQVAANPEVGAVLSDPRLNQAQRVDLFLSLIKATLPQAARNFVELLVQNDRLLLLPEIASQFDVLKNRHEGVAVAEIASAFALSDEQVAELVAGLEKKFGRKLKPEVSLDASLIGGVRVTVGDQVLDTSVQAQLARMRDTLAA; encoded by the coding sequence ATGGCTGAACTTTCGACTGTTGCCCGCCCGTACGCCGAAGCGCTGTTCGGCGCCGCGCGCAACGACCAGGCCACCAGCCTGGCCGGCTGGAGCTCCCTGCTGGCCGATCTGGCCCAGGTCGCGGCCAATCCCGAGGTGGGCGCCGTCCTGTCCGACCCGCGCCTGAACCAGGCCCAGCGGGTCGACCTCTTCCTCAGCCTGATCAAGGCGACGTTGCCCCAGGCTGCCCGTAACTTCGTCGAACTGCTGGTGCAGAACGACCGCCTGCTGCTCCTGCCCGAGATCGCCAGCCAGTTCGACGTGCTGAAGAACCGGCACGAAGGCGTCGCCGTGGCCGAGATCGCCAGCGCGTTCGCGCTGTCGGACGAGCAGGTCGCTGAATTGGTGGCCGGGCTCGAGAAGAAGTTCGGCCGCAAGTTGAAGCCCGAGGTCAGTCTCGACGCGTCGCTCATCGGCGGCGTGCGGGTCACCGTGGGTGATCAGGTGCTCGATACTTCCGTGCAGGCCCAATTGGCGCGCATGCGCGACACGCTGGCGGCGTAA
- a CDS encoding F0F1 ATP synthase subunit B, whose amino-acid sequence MNLNATIFFQMLVFFVLGWFTMKFVWPPLTKAMDERRQKIADGLAASEKGKADLAQAQARISLIEASAKSETHTRIADAEKQAAQLIDAARREAEAERARIQAQARQDAEQEVQRVRDQLREDVAALAVKGAEQILKREVDARAHAELLSQLKAQL is encoded by the coding sequence GTGAATCTGAACGCGACAATCTTCTTTCAGATGCTCGTGTTCTTCGTCCTGGGTTGGTTCACGATGAAATTCGTGTGGCCGCCGCTGACGAAGGCGATGGATGAGCGCCGCCAGAAAATCGCCGACGGGCTGGCCGCCTCCGAAAAGGGCAAGGCCGACCTGGCTCAGGCGCAGGCGCGCATCAGCCTGATTGAGGCATCCGCCAAGTCCGAGACGCACACGCGTATCGCCGACGCTGAAAAGCAGGCCGCTCAACTGATCGATGCCGCCCGCCGCGAAGCCGAAGCCGAGCGTGCTCGTATCCAGGCGCAGGCGCGCCAGGACGCCGAACAGGAAGTGCAACGCGTGCGCGATCAACTGCGCGAAGACGTGGCTGCACTGGCCGTCAAGGGCGCCGAGCAGATCCTCAAGCGCGAGGTCGACGCCCGCGCCCACGCCGAGCTGCTCAGCCAGCTCAAGGCCCAGCTCTAA
- the atpE gene encoding F0F1 ATP synthase subunit C — protein sequence MTNVAFVALACAFIIGLGAIGACIGIAIMGGKYLEASARQPELMNALQTKMFLLAGLIDAAFLIGVGIAMLFAFANPFV from the coding sequence ATGACCAACGTTGCTTTCGTTGCTCTCGCTTGCGCTTTCATCATCGGCCTGGGCGCCATCGGCGCTTGCATCGGTATCGCCATCATGGGCGGCAAGTACCTGGAGGCTTCGGCCCGCCAGCCTGAGCTGATGAACGCGCTGCAAACCAAGATGTTCCTGCTGGCTGGCCTGATCGACGCCGCCTTCCTGATCGGCGTGGGTATCGCCATGCTGTTCGCCTTCGCCAATCCTTTCGTCTGA
- the atpB gene encoding F0F1 ATP synthase subunit A, with product MAAASDVSPQSYYIQHHLVHLNNIGEKQGSIAQFEVINYDSIFWSLAMGFIVVFVLWRAARSATAGVPGRFQAFVETLVEMVDTQARSIVPSEATRRFVAPLALTVFLWIVLMNALDLVPVDLMPRIFSWTGLGAEHGDPFYYHRILPTADLNVPMGMSLGVLLLMFYYGIKIKSPGGFVKELFTAPFHAHGFTAVLLAPANFMLNLVEYAAKSVSLGMRLFGNMFAGELVFMLIALLGGAWTGMNGMSVGLGIGHILAGSIWAIFHIMIVLLQAFIFMMLTLVYIGQAHEGH from the coding sequence ATGGCTGCTGCAAGCGACGTATCGCCTCAGTCCTATTACATTCAGCACCACTTGGTGCACTTGAACAATATCGGCGAGAAGCAAGGCTCCATCGCCCAGTTCGAGGTCATCAACTACGACTCCATCTTCTGGTCGTTGGCGATGGGTTTCATCGTCGTGTTCGTGCTCTGGCGTGCTGCTCGCAGCGCAACCGCCGGCGTGCCGGGCCGTTTCCAGGCTTTCGTCGAAACCCTCGTCGAGATGGTAGACACGCAAGCCCGCAGTATTGTTCCCAGCGAGGCGACCCGTCGCTTCGTCGCGCCCCTGGCGCTGACCGTGTTCCTGTGGATCGTTCTGATGAACGCCCTTGACCTGGTCCCCGTCGACCTGATGCCGCGCATCTTCTCCTGGACCGGCCTGGGCGCCGAGCACGGCGACCCCTTCTATTACCACCGCATTCTTCCGACCGCCGACCTGAACGTGCCGATGGGCATGTCGCTGGGCGTGCTGCTCCTGATGTTCTATTACGGCATCAAGATCAAGAGCCCGGGCGGCTTTGTCAAGGAACTCTTTACCGCGCCGTTCCATGCGCATGGCTTCACCGCCGTCCTGCTGGCTCCCGCGAACTTCATGCTCAACCTGGTCGAATACGCGGCCAAATCCGTCTCCCTCGGCATGCGGCTGTTCGGCAACATGTTCGCGGGCGAACTCGTCTTCATGCTGATCGCCCTGCTGGGTGGCGCATGGACGGGCATGAACGGCATGAGCGTGGGTCTTGGTATCGGCCATATCCTGGCCGGCTCCATTTGGGCGATCTTCCACATCATGATCGTCCTGCTGCAAGCGTTCATCTTCATGATGCTGACGCTGGTGTACATCGGCCAAGCGCACGAAGGACACTGA
- a CDS encoding ATP synthase subunit I produces MGFRDLPVKKHSRYTYLVCRLREKNVAMPGQSPGAMPEAGLGGMRANQVNVVGTSGQAAGAGNGHGKPGVVLSAGERAAVAARAKRDLLRTIFAQGLMALVAALVAWGVAGPAAGVSALAGAGAYFIPNACFGLRLLLDIYRPGGANPFTFLFGEVLKLGLTVLLLWAIVRVGGDHIVWPALLVGLLCALKGYVLLLMFRKLS; encoded by the coding sequence TTGGGATTCCGCGATTTGCCTGTCAAAAAACATTCACGCTATACTTATTTGGTTTGTCGCTTGCGGGAAAAGAACGTGGCAATGCCTGGACAAAGTCCTGGCGCGATGCCGGAAGCAGGGCTGGGCGGCATGCGCGCCAATCAAGTCAATGTGGTCGGGACCTCGGGTCAGGCAGCCGGTGCCGGTAACGGTCATGGCAAGCCAGGCGTGGTCCTGAGCGCGGGCGAGCGCGCTGCCGTGGCAGCCAGGGCTAAGCGGGATCTGCTTCGCACCATCTTCGCCCAGGGTCTCATGGCGCTCGTTGCGGCGCTGGTGGCCTGGGGGGTGGCGGGACCGGCGGCAGGTGTGTCGGCACTGGCGGGCGCGGGGGCGTATTTCATCCCCAATGCCTGTTTCGGGCTGCGCCTGTTGCTGGATATCTACCGGCCGGGTGGTGCAAATCCTTTTACGTTCTTGTTCGGCGAAGTTCTCAAACTCGGTCTGACAGTGTTGCTGCTCTGGGCGATAGTCCGCGTGGGCGGCGACCACATCGTGTGGCCAGCCCTGCTCGTGGGGCTGCTCTGCGCACTGAAGGGCTACGTACTATTACTGATGTTCCGCAAGCTGTCATAG